The sequence below is a genomic window from Lycium ferocissimum isolate CSIRO_LF1 chromosome 9, AGI_CSIRO_Lferr_CH_V1, whole genome shotgun sequence.
GAACGGTATCTTGCTGCCATCTGCAAACAGGTAGCCAGTGAACAATTTGAATTCCGCAAGAAAGAATTTGTTCAAGTACTAATGTTATCAACCTTGTTCCTTTACCATTTAGGTTCTCAAAGGCTTGTGGTATCTTCATCATGAGAAGCATATTATTCACAGGGATTTGAAACCTTCGAATTTGCTAATCAATCACAGAGGTGATGTCAAAATCACCGACTTTGGTGTGAGTGCAGTACTGGCAAGCACATCTGGACTGGCTAATACCTTTGTCGGCACATACAATTATATGTCTGTGAGTATCTGCATTCTGATTTGTAAAAGCGAGTAGGCAATTCTTacgagaaaatgacaaaaatgatcccttatgtttgagggtaggttcaaaataatcCTTTACGTATGCACTTAATAAGTTCGGTCTTTTATGTTTGCCAAAAGCTACACTTTGTCTCCGTCAAATATTTACCGAACTATGTTAGATTTGACGGGAACTATGAAAAAAGGAAATTAGCGGAAACTCACATTAAGAGGTACAATTTTTGTAGTTTctgctattttttatttttagagttTGGTGCAGCTTTCCAAGTTGtaatttttgcttcttttttttttttttctctaaaatatttttttagtgtacaaTGTAGTTTTTGGTgttgcatattttaggatttgatgggattcttttcatgttttataaTGAAATCTCTTTTTCATAGTTACTGTCAAATCTAACAGACAAAGTTCTGTAAAATTTGACGGAGAGTAAAAATGTTaaacttttggcaaacttgaaggaccaaaactgttaagtgcatacttaagggactattttgaacctactctcaAACATGAGGGacaatttttgtcattttctctaattcttagtcataaataagacagaaatatttttctacaactttattAGTACAATCTTGCATATGGTAAAAACCTCCAAGTTGCTGATGTTCTGTTGTCTGCTACAGCCAGAGAGAATTTCAGGAGGTGCCTATGGTTACAAAAGTGACATTTGGAGCTTGGGTTTAGTTTTGCTCGAGTGTGCAACAGGTCATTTCCCATATACCCCACCCGAGGGAGATGAAGGATGGGTTAATGTTTATGAACTTATGGAAACTATAGTTGACCAACCAGCACCTTGTGCACCTCCTGACCAATTTTCTCCTCACTTCTGCTCATTCATATCTGCGTGGTAAGCACCTATAGTTTCAGATTCAGCTTACTTCCAAATCTACAATCCTCATTAGATCTGAGCTGGCAATGTAGTTATGTagagaaaatgatcaaaatggtcccttaagtacCAAATgagcagttttggtcctttaagtctGCCAAAACGGAGCACTTTTGGTTTCCGTCAAATATTTACCAAACGGAGCACTTTTGGTTTCCGTCAAATATTTACCATACTCTAATTGttaaatttaaccaaaactgcGGAAAttctttttaaccaaaaaacaCAAGAAATTCCCATCAAAATTCCAGAAACCGCAACACAAAAGACTACACCTGACACAAAAATAGACCAAAAATACTAGAAATTGCACCTCAAAAAGTTGCATTAGACTCTTGAAATAGACCAAACATAACATAAACTACAAAATATGTACTTCCAAATCTGAGTTCCCATtagatattttcattttcacagtttcaaattaaatttaacaatcaAACTATGGTAAATATCTGACAGAGATCAAAAGTGCtcacttttggcaaacttaaaggaccaaaactgctgAAGTGATACTTAagagactattttgaacctaccacCAAAGATAAGGTccaattttgtcattttctcccgTCTGGAACTATTAATCCGATTGCCGTATGAGTGTCTGCTAGATGTTGTTTTTCTGGTTTGGTAGCTCATTACACAATAACTTGTTTCAGTGTCCAGAAGGACCAGAAGGACAGATTGTCAGCAAATGAACTCATGGTAggtgaaaatcactttttttttgtctttctcGAGGTTTGTGTATTGATCAATTACTAATTTAGTGGCTGTTTTGGGATTCATGAAATACAGAGTCACCCTTTCATCACCATGTACGATGACCTGGATGTTGATCTTGGATCTTACTTCACATCCGCAGGACCTCCATTGGCAACACTCAATGAGCTATAATTGGTATGTTTGCGTAAAACTTTGTTGATTCATTTTCAATCCTCGGTAGTTTACTCCTTTTGTAGCttttacaaaagaaattaatttaagGCAGGAAATTCTTGTGTCTATTATAAGTATACTCTACTATATATTTGAGGGTCTTTGGTgcaaattttcttttctcttggtCTGGAAACATGGGTACGGAATAGTGATCGCAAAGAAACCAATTCGTAAAATCATAGACCACCTTTCATACGTAGTAAATGAAATCATAGTGAAAAGTAAAAAGCAATAGCTCAACTTCTTTCTGGGGAGAGagggtaaaagaaaaaagagaagtcaGAAAAGGATCACCCTCTCAGATTCATCTCAAGAGCCTCAGCATCTATATCAACAATCTATTCAACATCGTAACTGTTGCAGATAACTATTACTGTATGCAATAATTTATGAACAGGAAAAGAAAAAGCGAACTGTATCAGTGCTGCCACTGATATCTAAGTCCTGcatttgcttcttcttcttcctttttttttttttccccttctatCTATAGCTTTACTTGTTTTGTAGAATCGGCAACTTCAATCCCTCTATTCTACTTGGTTTTATTTTTTCATGAGGGGCAAATACTGCATAGCTTGTTTTGGCtcgattataaatttgttttcATCCAACACATTCTTGTGGTAAATGAATATGTACACTGGCATTAGAGAGCAAAATGCCTAgaaggaaaaaattagaaatgaaTTCTTAAAATCCCTATTCCAGAAACTCCTTTATTGTTTTTGAAACTGGAATCTTTAAATATGATGCTGCTTCATCGTTCACAAGTTTGGTTTAGCCTCTCAATATTCTTTCATAAACTGTATATTGTTGCTCGTACAAACTCCTTGCCAGTGTCTGGCTTTTGACAATTTATCATGAAAGAAAATGGTGaatttttttctataaatatttgTTTGTTTGTCCCCGTCACTGGATTTTCTGTTACTGCTCAGATCTTACTTTAAAGTCATGATTAATCGTCCTCGTTTATTGTACTTGTGctctttttttttgatttgtttcaTTTCACTTATATATGTAACTGAAAGAGCTTCAGAATCTTTTCAACTGGTGTGATTTCAGTGATTATATTGTGAGGAGCCTTGTAATGTATGTGCAGTTCTTTATCCAATCTGATATTTCCAAGATTGCAATTGTATCCTATTGCCCAAAATGGCTTGTAGGTGTGCCATCATTCTTAAAACTTATTTGACTTCTTATTCTCACAGATTTTCTAGAATGCCTTGCAAGTGATGGTCATCAACCAGAACTTTGGCCAAGTAGCTTTTCTAATTGTGAGTTTGTGACTTTCCAAAAATTAAAAGCCTTTTGAGGAGGCGCCGAGAACCAAGTGAAGCAGATGCAGCCATAATTGTACTTCTCAAGCTTGCGTTAGGTAGCGTTGGGTGTGTAACTATGacattttcttttaatatattatattcaAGGGAACAAGTAGTCCAGATATCCCTCTTCATAGGGCTCATTTTTTACATTAATCCTGGGTGCAAGTGTTTTGGTTTACAATTTGACCTCTATCTTTTGGCACATAAACTTGTTTATTGTTAGTGTTGTATTGATTGTAAAATTATTGAGCTCTCATTTCTCCTAATGATCAATTTAGAGACCTTTCAATGAATCAACTTTGTTTTCTATATTGAAGTTTTGCATGTCTAAAgatttatggaaattaagggcaGTGTATAAGTATATCAGAACACGAAAAGTTCTCGTGAAGCATATTAAATCAATCTTTCAACTGCAATATTTTTTAGTCATAATGGTTATCATGGTAATACATCCCACCAATATTATTGAAAGTAATATAGATATAGCTAATCCTGTATGAAGCTAGCTTTCATAAAATGGAAGGCTAAAAGTATGCAATTATTCCCTTTTACTTTATCATGACTTGCAAGTTACATCCACAATGTGACTAATTGGGAATATCCAGCGCTACATTTTCTTCTGGAACTTCCTTTGAGATTTCAAGTTGACCATTTTTAGCAACTCATAGCTAAATTGAATTATTGAAATAAATGAAGCAAACAAATGGATAAACGCTTTTAAGTTGGGTAGGTTGGGTTATAACTATATTCATTTTTTATCCCGTGAAACTTTAGTTGTATCGAACTGTTCGGTTATTGTGCATTCATTGATTCAACCCATTCTAATCCAGCTCCCTCATTTGACACCTCTAGCTGCCGGAAAAATACAATAATAGATTTACTTGATTATGtcgttttatgattttattatccTTAGGAGTAGGACTCAAGTTTGTTTATCACCCCTAATCAACATCAACCTATAGCTAGATTGAATTATATTGATAGAAATGAAACAATCAAATGGAGAAACGCTTTTAAGTTGGGCAGGTTGGGGTATAGCTcttatccattttttttccaatcaaaCTTTAGGCGTATCGAAATTTTGGTCACGGTCCAATCATAGATTCCTGTAGGAAtgcactgggtatgttgttgttgatccaTTCATAGATTCAACCCATTCAAATCCAGCTCGCTCATTTGACACCTCTAGCTACCGGAAAAAATACAATCACTGATTTAGACGGAAGCAAACTATTTGAATTCCCCATTTTCTTGGTCCAGCTGTGTGAGTGAATCTACAAAATCTGGGGATAAGAAAAGGGGTCTCTAATTAAATGATCTCTTAGTGTTTGTACACAACTTTTcaagtttggagaaaaaaaaaaaaaaaaaaaaaaaaaaactctcctATTGATAGCTGCAAGAAACCTACCCAGAGATACTATATTGTCACTTTTGCAGTTAAAGTGTTGTAAATGGCAATCTGCTTTATGGACAAAGGAGCAAAGGTCGGAACTCGAATTGAAGTCACAATGTATTACCTCCAGAAACCATAAAAATGGCATGTTGATCAGTCAGTTTTATCGCAAAACTTGGCGTTCATCACAGAGATACAGTATCTGCTGATGCAGCATGGACAAGCATTTCGTTCTCATCGATTGAACACTTGCCTGAGAAATCCACTGCAGAATCTCCTACAAGGATATAATGGCAGTTAAAAACCTTTTAATATACTTGCTAGGAGAGGAGAGCAATCAAAGTAGGGCTCCAAACAGTTTAAACCTACTATAGACAGCTCATTCAAGAAACCAGCACATACACAACATTATACATGAAAGTTGAAACAATCAGCAAGATATCAAATTTTTCTGTATCCAGCTAGTACATAAAATGTTGAGTTGTGGCATGACCAATCATCCACGAGAAATTGAAGCTGGTACACAGAAGGTTAACCTACTTATAACTTTAGTCCAATGAAGACATTAAGACATATATCAACACATGTGAGtattatacataaataattTACCAGCCAAGTACTTAAACATGTCACAACATGCATAAGAATTAGCAGTGACATAATAGATGATAGAGCATGCAACATGAGCTCacttcaaaaagaaaattatagaaCTATTGGTCTGAGAGTATATCCCAAGTCAATACCTGAAGAATGTCGCAATCCCTTGACAGCCTCAAAATTCTTGTAGGTGTAGCCAACAAAACTTAAATCTTCGGGAATCAGACGCTTCtgccaaaataaaaattacaacaGAAAAAGATTTATTTAAGCACGGCATGGGAAGAAAAGGTGTGCTGGAAAGGAGAATCAGAAAAGTAAGCTGGAGAAGAAAATGTCAAAGACGATTATAGCAAGACGCACAGCAAAACATGATTACATTCAGCATGGAACGTAGAGATGCAAAAGATATATCATCATGACATACATAAGCACTAGTCATCTACGCTATTATGAGTCTAAATTCAATAGCACATATCTGAAACTTACACTCCTGACTCTTCTTGTAAAACTTAGCTAGTAAAACTGTTAGACATCCCATAAAATCTAAATTCTAAGCAAAATTTCATGTAAAATTTCTCACATACATTAtagaaaccaaaataaaatgttAAAACTTTCAGATTTGCTCAAATAAGACTACTTTACTCATCGTGGCAAaacaaaactcacctttctttgGGGTCCTGAACTATTTTTTGCTGGTGCTTGATTTGCCTGCAGTGAGTTGCATATCTACATCAGTTGCGAAAGAATTCTCAACTAAGCATTGTTATCAACAGCAGTTAAACATGAACATAAAATTGATCATCCAAACCGAAGCTTAAGGATattcaaatgaaaataaaaagtgttAATTTTATCAGTTTTATCCAGAAAATGGTCCTGTGCATTTGGTGATAAGAATTAGCTTCGATCCTTCAATTCTGCTTTTCATTCTCATTTTGCTTTTAATTGACCTCTTTTACTTTTTCACTTCTTCTGGACTCTACTTTTCTTCCCTCCAATACTTAGGTGGAAACATACCCTTAGTGGAATTTTAATCTCGTCATGGTTGAATATAACCATATAAACTTGTACTAATCAAATCATAGAGTTTAAGCCTTTTGTAGAAGGATAGCAACTAAAATTGAATCAGATCAATATGGAACTGTCATCAGAAAagggaaacatgagaaaaaagGATTAGCTAGCCCTGCCTTCTCCCCATAATATCCTTACTCCCACTCAAATGAAAAAGAGTAGGATTTAAGTATGAAAAAGTTGATAACATGTTCCATTGCAGATGCAGATCCacgatttgaagtttatgggttctcCCACAACAACTGCAAGTTAGTGTACAATAATAACTGGGTtcacaatcaaatatttatagttATTTAGTGgatattttaatacatatatagggtttagGCAAAAGCTGTTGGGTCCCGTGAACCCACATATTACACTCTGTATCCTCTACCAAAATAACAAAGGTCATAAGATCACCAAGGTTAACTTTTGATCACAGCATAAACACTAATGTAGCTTGTGTATTAGCGAACCATGTGGACATACTGTCATGATTGGGTTACGAAGATGAAATATCACTTCTCACAAACTTACtctaaaatttggaaaaagaagaCAGAAATGGAATAAGATATAGATGGTAATTCACCTCATCAaacttcatgaaattttgtgtgTCTAGATCATTATTGACTTCTGGCTTAAATGCTGCCTCCATGTCATAAAGTTTATCCCACTTTATGTCTTTGAACCAGGGGTGAGCCTGATTATATTCATGAATAAAACATAAGATTCTATAATTGATTCAAAATAAGACTTTCCTTGTTACACCAACCTTTATTTGATCTGCTCCTCGACAACCAAGACGATTTTCAGCATCACAAAGCAACCTACAGATCAGGTCTTTGGCTTCAGGAGTCAATCTTGCTTCCTCTGGAAATTTTACGTGATTTCTCCAATGAACAATCTGTAGAACCAGAACAAGTGTCAAGACATAGAATTTAAATCATACTACATAAGAATCCTAAATGAACTACCATTGGATGGCACAGGTTGCACAGGTATAGGAGTGGCAAACGGGCTGGTCGGATCACATATGGTTGGGTCGAAAATGCGTTAAACAATAAAAAGGTGGGTTAACCAACGGATAATATGAATATCCGAATAAACAATGGTTTCAGGAATAGCCAGCTAAGAACACAAGCTAAAAGCCAAAATAAGCTTAGACTCCCAGAAAGCAAGaactcatgaaaaataacaagcaGACAAATGGGTGTTGATAATATGGATATTCATATTATCTATCTGGATGtccatttttaagaaattggTTATCCAACCCACATCTAATGGGTCGGATTGGATGGTTACTTGTTCTTTTAACCATTTTGCCAGCCCTACACAAGTATTTCAAAGTATTCACAAGATAATTTGATTGTTAGCTAAACACACAGGATAAATGGATAATCCAGTGCCGTCATCAATGTTGAACATGAGAAAGTAGATATCATTTCCAAAGTTGTAAATTATGTAGTGTCAATGCTGCTAAAAGAATTGGCACACACTTGTGCGGATCACTGTACCTTTCTACATGTCGTTATCGGATCTTCAGAGTAGAAAGGGGGATAACCAATGAGCATCTCGTACATGATGGCGCCAAGTGACCACCTGAATGAAGCAAGAGAAAAGAGGATAATGAATTAAGTCTACTAACTTTACATTGTCTATTCAATGTGACCATAcctaaaagaaaaaacataattGAAGCATGTGAGCTATGTTCCGCAACAAGTACATGAAACAGTCGTGTTCAAACTTTGAAAAGGAAAgatatcaaaaaatttaaaacaccAGCTAGTTAAAATCCACGTTAATGACAAATAGTAAGAAAACTAACCAATCACATTCCACTCCATAGCCTTTCTTCAGTAAGACCTCAGGAGCAATATAGTCAGGAGTGCCAACTGTTGAAAATGCCTGCCATAGAAACAGGTAATATTAAAGGTTATGGTAACTAATTAACAAACATGTCGTGGAATTAAGGTCGTAACAAAAGGTCATTTCTAGGAATAGTAAATGATGTTTCTAGTTCGTTTCCATTACTCATGTGAAGATGAATAATGGAAAAGGGTAGACTTGTCTTAACAGGTGTTGACCAAGATCTGTTACTCCAGAATAGAAATAAGAGTAAGACACAACACTAGTTATTCTGCTCTATCTTTCAGTCTTAACAACGTTCTTCTAAGTACTTCAATTTTTTCAGATGGTCCACACTGGGTAAAagatttttgttttaacaaaACATTACACTTTTAAGCAGCAACGTATCGGTGCTaaactcaacaaaataacaggAAAGAAAAAGTGATTTTATACTATTTTTCAAATCTTATGTGGAAGGTTAAAGTTCACAATAGACTTGATTGATATGTCATTTAGCAACCCAATTATTGGAGCTATGTTTCCCTTATTACATTACAAAGTTCACACTATCAAAAGCTGAAATAATGGTGGTAGATAGTTCTGCATATGATTAATTCGATACTCCAGGTCCGAAACCTACGGAGAGAACTACATTTTTCTCCCGAAACCAATTGTTCTGGTTCTAGATATTACTAGTACTTTTCTTccaattattaatttttctaGTGCACATCTATGATCCttgaaaaatcaacaaaaataagGATTCTGGATTAAGTTTATAATTCATGAGATAAGCTGTGTTTCTGTTAATAATGTCCAACTTACTAATTTTCTTCTGTTTATTTGCCAATGCTGCAGTTGTTCAAGGGAATTCCAACCAGTTCCCTTGTTAGCAGATCCACTTGAGTCCTCACCATCCAtcacttcattttcatttatAGGAGATAAATTAGAACAGTCAAGGGGCTTGCATAGACCAAAATCAGACAGCCTCATGTGTCCATTTTTGTCCAAAAGAAGATTGTCAGGTTTAATATCCCTGCAAAAAAACATTATGTAAAAGACATAAACCATTGAAATCATTTCAAATCTTTTGTAAGACTCCAGTGTATAGGATTAACTACCTGTGAATGTAGTTATGCTTATGAATAGACTCTATGGCCAAAACACTTTGAGCAATGTAAAATCTTGCGACTGTCTCAGTTAATGTCTCCTCCCTCATAAGCAACGTCATCATATCACCACCAGGCAAATATTCCATTACTAGATACAAGTAATCAGCATcttgaaaagaataaaaaagttTAACAATAAAGTGGCTTGCTACTTCAGCAAGCAAATTCCTTTCGGCCCTAACATGTTCGACCTGTAACATAAAGAGATGGTAAGAAAATCAGACCACTTCTTAAAACAGAAAGCAAATTCCTTTTGGCCCCTTAAACATGTTATGAAGGATCTGGTCCCACCTGCCCCCTACTTAGCATTTCAGacttcttcaactttttcatTGCATATATATTTCCAGATATTTTATCCCGGCACAACCTGACCTGCAAAATAGATTTGAATAAGAATCAGAACCTCATTATCAGAAGCAAGTGCCGGTAAACAGGAAGCACATTTTGTGTGACCAAGAGGTCACAGGTTCAAGCACTTAATGTCCAATAGAAGGACCAAGGAAATACAtcttctaacattagtaatttaCCTGAATACTACAGAAGCATTGGGAAacaattaagattttcaaactTACTTAGGGTGCTCCAATAACAGCAATTATTATAACACAGAGCTACATAAGAACAGTGAGagatacaaaagcaaaagcaTCATGAGTGACTCCAATTATTAAATgtctaattaaattttttaaaatctaattAAGCATCTTTAGAAGGTACAAAATGATTATGGATTTTGCATGAGAATGGAAGGAATTCATTGAACATGTCCTTCTGGTTAagcatatgaacttatgaagcAGTTGATCTTTGAAATGGACGGCATAGAAACCAACTATATAGAAGTTCTGATAATTTCATATTTTACAATTCAGTCTTAAAGGTTGAACGGTCCAGATAACACAAACATAGCGGGGAAAACTCAATCCCTgaagaatgaaatatttttcaatctAAAGAGGTACAGAATCTCAAACCTCTCCAAAAGCTCCTCTACCGATGATCGTCAAAAGCTCAAAATCATCAACAGAAATCTTGTGACGCTTCAGTCGGATATACTCtgtctcttttctttccaattccTTTAGAAAGTCCATTTGTTCCTCCTTTGGTACACCGGagctttccaatttcttttctaGCAGTAAACGCCTACAGTTTATAGACAATAATGCATGAGGGGATACAGAAAAGAATTGTCAAAATTCCGATGCTGTGCCTATGTATTTTGggttcaaaaataaaaaagttcatATTACTACATATCACTTTTACCTAGCTATCAACCTCCATACCATATTGAGATTATCAAGCTACATGTTGCACAAATTTCCAATTCAAAATCTAAAATATTCTAAAAAAATCACAGGTTGCATTCCAAATAAATGCCATACAAACATGAAATCCGAAATAAAATTCCTACATGAAAGTTCATAATCCTATGAGTTTCATGAGCGATTTATAATGATCTTCGATCAAAATCTAAAGTTTTCTACAGAATGcacacattttcaattcaaaatCTGAAATATTCTAAAAATCACATTTAGCATTCCTAATAAATATCGTACAGACGCATTTACATAAAcactaaaatttcaaaatcatataatataatctaaGAGAAATGACGAGGAAAACCTTTCTTTGCGATCCTGGATAAGTTTCATGTGCAATTTATAATCACGTCGCATTAAAAATAAATGCTTCACTAACGCATTTACATAAacattaaaatttcaaaatcatataataaaaaataatatatacatgatCATGAATCATGATGAGGAAATTAAATTAAACCTTTGTTTACGATCCTGAATGAGTTTCATGTGAGATTTATAATGATCTTCGATCAATTTCTTAGCAGCAGCTACACGTTCAAGAGTTAAACTAGAGCCTAATTGTTCCTCcaattcttcctcttcttcctctttcaaTGCTACAACCactttattattgttattatgttgttgttgtccttcttcttcctcatctcTGTTCTTCGCCATTTAATTCTAATTAAAATTCGATCAATCGTAACGATTGATCGAATTGGCGAAGaagaagacgaagggcaaaCTATTGAACTTTTTGAATTGTTTTTGTTTGAGAATGAAGAGAGAATTGGACGGAGAGaactttgagagaaaaaaataacaGCAAATGGGAAGTGTTAAAAGAAGGCTGTTAGTTAGCGCTTTTTAAATGGTTAATAATTTTTGTTTAGTGCCAACGTGGCACTGTATTTTCGGCTGGGTCCCACTTATATTGTGAAAttgttcatatttttcatttgttaATTAATAGTTGAAAGGCGGAATACATAAATGCTCTTAAACTTGAACACTTCAACTTACAAACTGATCATTCAAGACACCTGTATTGGTGTCCACTGTGTCGGTTGAACACTCCACCTTACAAAATAATCATCGAGATACCTTTCAAATTTATGTGTCATGTCAGTGTTGGGTGTCCACGAGATACAGTAGAGACAAGCTGAGGCCAATTTAAGATGTCTATCTATGTATTATGCCCAGTTGAAATCATATATGCCCTTGTCGATACAAAAATGAATGATATTTATATCTATCATTCTATTAAGTACAACTATTTTATGCTCTAAATTATATTACTACTATTGTTTCTTttacttaaattatttttactattaTTCTCTGTATAAGGAGAATGAAGACAGAATTGGACGGAGGGAActttgaggaaaaaaataacAGCAAACGGGAAGTGTTAAAGGAAGGCTGTTAGTTAGCGCTTTTTAAATGGTTTATAATTTTTGTTTATTGCCAACGTGGCACTGGTAGGTCCCActtaatattttgtttttagttttttaaaggcaaaatacatcaaaacccccccccccgaactatacccgaaaagtcgatatcacacttaaactatctCCACGACccattacacacctaatatatgaaaaaatgattttttttactcCCTCATATAATATGACCAGTTGCACTGGGGGAGAGTGTACAAACGTCGGTCCATCGGTCCACGTCAAAAAAATcctctaatttttaattttatatttttttcctttcccctcCTCCCCCATCCCCCCTCTCCTCCACAATTCCGCCACCCCCAACCCCACCTCCTTCTCCTCCACCTTTCTGCCACccctccaaaacccttcttttttcttcctctCAACCCTACCCTCTCTTCTGCCACTCACGCCACTttcaccccccacccccacttcccaaatcttttttcttcttcatttcaccatcaccaccaccaccttcATTGTTGCCCATTTGAAGGGTTCGAATATCATCACCGGGCACATAGTTTTGCGCCGATGTCACATTAACTACAACAGCCAACAACACAAAAACGGAAACCAACATAAAACAGAATTTACTGTTGTCTGTCATTGATGCTACACAACCCGATTGTAATCCTTAGAAATCACtggaaacaaaataataataataaaaaaaaaaaaaaaggagaaacatCAGTTCCCATCTGTTGACCTCCACTCAATTTTAACCACACAATGACAAGAAAATCTTAAAAGAACCTCCTTTTTCAAATAAATCTAGGGGACCAAAAAAGtgccatgatttttcattctcaccgaaaaaagaaaaaaaaaaaggaaaacaattaCACAAAGCTCACTTGCTTTTCACAAAACAAAGCAAATACTTCACCAAAAACTATAGCTTCTCTTTTCTGCAAAACAATGAAGCTTCCATTTTAACTTCAAGAACTCGATTTGGTCGATATTTTGTTGTTTTACATCATTTCAACTTGTATTATAATATCTAGAAGTTTAGAAACAAAACT
It includes:
- the LOC132030908 gene encoding mitogen-activated protein kinase kinase 2, whose translation is MKKGSFAPNLKLSLPPPDEVNLSKFLTESGTFKDGDLLVNRDGVRIVSQSEVAAPTVIQPADNQLCLADFEAVKVIGKGNGGIVRLVQHKWTGQFFALKVIQMNIEESMRKHIAQELRINQSSQCPFVVVCYQSFFDNGAISIILEYMDGGSLADFLKKVNTIPERYLAAICKQVLKGLWYLHHEKHIIHRDLKPSNLLINHRGDVKITDFGVSAVLASTSGLANTFVGTYNYMSPERISGGAYGYKSDIWSLGLVLLECATGHFPYTPPEGDEGWVNVYELMETIVDQPAPCAPPDQFSPHFCSFISACVQKDQKDRLSANELMSHPFITMYDDLDVDLGSYFTSAGPPLATLNEL
- the LOC132030906 gene encoding uncharacterized protein LOC132030906; protein product: MAKNRDEEEEGQQQHNNNNKVVVALKEEEEEELEEQLGSSLTLERVAAAKKLIEDHYKSHMKLIQDRKQRRLLLEKKLESSGVPKEEQMDFLKELERKETEYIRLKRHKISVDDFELLTIIGRGAFGEVRLCRDKISGNIYAMKKLKKSEMLSRGQVEHVRAERNLLAEVASHFIVKLFYSFQDADYLYLVMEYLPGGDMMTLLMREETLTETVARFYIAQSVLAIESIHKHNYIHRDIKPDNLLLDKNGHMRLSDFGLCKPLDCSNLSPINENEVMDGEDSSGSANKGTGWNSLEQLQHWQINRRKLAFSTVGTPDYIAPEVLLKKGYGVECDWWSLGAIMYEMLIGYPPFYSEDPITTCRKIVHWRNHVKFPEEARLTPEAKDLICRLLCDAENRLGCRGADQIKAHPWFKDIKWDKLYDMEAAFKPEVNNDLDTQNFMKFDEANQAPAKNSSGPQRKKRLIPEDLSFVGYTYKNFEAVKGLRHSSGDSAVDFSGKCSIDENEMLVHAASADTVSL